In Vicia villosa cultivar HV-30 ecotype Madison, WI linkage group LG7, Vvil1.0, whole genome shotgun sequence, the DNA window ggaaggcccataccgagtttatgacaaaaccgagaatggcgcctactacctcgagaatcttctcggcgaaaaacttgctcgaccctggaacgCTGAAAAGCTCAGACGTTACTACagttaaacataaactaaaacgcCCGGCCCCTGGCCCAAACTCAGGTAAAAGACGGGCACGGATCCACGTCGTCGGTACGGACGTGAGTATTCCACGACAGCAACTGTTGATCCCCCTCGTCAGATGGACGGACCGACCCCTCGGCggactctacacctagaccctccgtggaagtacctgcatggcagaaccccagctcgcgatgggatcgttcacgccgcaaACGCTTGGCCACAACCGCGGTCTCGCGCTCGCTAAAAGCGCACACCTGCTCCGCGCACCCGGgccgtactcaacacgcccgggcaatcaatctaggccgagcatagtccacaaaaccgataatatcacaagtatataGGTAACTCACCGGCGTATCCGAACATAAGTCATCAGTTACCTAAAGCAAtcgaaaaatattctaagtgtggAGGAAATACCTCGTCATACGAGCGCaacaggaaagttatcaaaacACGAGCATACAACGATAACACTGAAGGTGCAGATAAACAGATATAAGCAAGcaaaattataaaacattaaaattgccgACCAACTTGGTCGACGATGTCCAAAAGTTACAATCAAAatgccgggcacgcaggcccccaaaGTAGTCCGGGCATTAcccaacaaaagataaaatggcacgcaggccgaagaAGAGGGGCACGCAGGCCCGGGACCACTATCTACTCTTCACTCCCTGGAGACTCGGGCACCAACGCGCCGTCCACAATCTTCGAAGAAAGCCCgatattatcctccttcaaaccagggttTAGAAGCCTCAGTTGACGGACAGCACGCTCGAAACCGACTTCAGCCATGTCGGCCAAGCTTATCTTCAGGCTATCTATCTTCTCCACGAATTCAGCCCTAGTCTGCAGAGCGGCCACATCCGacgactcgtcagccgagggagcccactCAAGCTGAAGGTCGGCAAGCTTTTTCTTCTCCGCCGCAATCTCCCCGTCCTTCTGCTTGAGAACCGCGTCGATCTTTCTCTTCAATTCCGTGCGATCAGTCTCCAGGGTCTTCACCCTGTCCTCGGCAGTCTTCTTTGCCACCTCCGCCTCCTTCAGGGCCTCGGACGAGCCCGAGCCACCATTGGCTAACATTTGGGCCATCCCAAAACCCTCATCACGGTAGCACCGTCGCACGCCAGCTGTTTCTGAAGGGACGGAGGGTCCATCTCACCgatccgacgagcttcatccGGAGAGGTAACCAGGGGAAACTTCTCAAAATAacctccatccttgtagcaaggAGGCAATACAAAGCCACGCTCGGGACCTAGGCTCGACGGCTCATGGCGTCCCCCCTCGGTAGCACGAGATCTCTTGGAAGCCCTCTCGTCCTCCTTCACCCGAGGAGAACCTGCTGAGGCCGAGTTCTCTGCAGCACCAGTTccccgattcttcttcttctgattcctccttgCATCTAGAGCCATCTTCAAGACTGGgtcctccttctccggcatggcatctgcaaagaaaaaataaaaggagttAGCGAAAACACAGGACAGAAGAGAAAAAGCAGGGCGAACGAACACGACCTAACAACGACCGGGTTtcctcgggagtccgacaagataacagagccttggtattaataggccgctgctccacAACCGGCACACCATTCTCGTCCAACACGGGATTCCCATTCCTCGTCACCCACCGGGACATAGTGAAGTTGTCTACGTATTTGCATAGGACCGAGTAAGACTCTGCGTCCTGCTCGTCCAGGTCCCCATCTACCCAAACGTAATGCTTAGGGGGAGACGAGAAGTgacctttccaccagaaaaacgggaaCCTTGTACAGAATTCCCTTGCTACCTGCCCGTCCTCACCCCTCACTAGCTCCCCGTCGGCGTCACGAAGGACCACGGAATCCGACACATCGTAGTAAGCCGTCGGGCTGAGCGGACGAACAACAAAGTATCGGTCCTTGAAACCTTTCACAGAGTCAGTGTACATCCCGAAGAGCTTCCGCTCGGCATTTTTGAACGAGACCCAGCTGTATCGCCCGTCTGCCGCCTGCCTTTGGACACGAAAACACCGGCCAAACAATGCGGTCGTGGCACCAATACCCAAATAATTACAGACGATCTCGAATgctcgcataaaagcaaaagcattgGGATGCAATTGGGACGGCGCCAAGTTTAGAAACGCCATCATCGATTTCTGAAAGTCAGAGAAGGGCATTCGGAAGCCGAGCTCCTTGAACACGTATTCATACATCGCAAAGCCATCCCCGTTGAACCGAGAGCATATGCGCTCGTCCTGGGACGGGCACATCACTTGGTAATTCGGCGCTTCTCCCTCTCTCAAAACCTCGATTTCTGTGAAGGCCCCGTCTAGAGACTCAGTGTATCGAGAAGTGACCGTTAAGGCTTCCTCGGCTATCCAGTCGGCCGCAACCGTGCATTCGTAACTAAACAAGGGCATTGGGGAGACCCCTCCCTCGGCGTCGGAGCCCGGAGAACCAGCATGGTCATTGTCGACCAGAGAGTGCGCGTTTTGATCCTCGATGATCTCAACATCGGAGCTAGTGGCCGTCGAGCCGTCCGACTCGCTACTCCATGAGTCAGATTCCGAGCTGGACTCCGAGCTGGCGCTCGAATCAGAtccacctgcacgcagaagggagaaagtgaattcgacagttcatcaaatccacccttccaccgcaatgcaagcgaaagggtagagcaggagctgCGAAGCCCTCGGCTAAACCCTCGTCGAGGAAAGACGCCCGTTAGCCGGGGACTCGCAAAATGACGTGACACGACAACGAAAAATCGTATCCGAACAGGCACGCCGGTCCAACGCCACATCATCTGGTCCACCGACCCACGCTAACCCCCGGGCATCGCCTGGATAACCCGAGGAGGAAACAACAACCGCTCGTTGGACCCGGCCTACGTTTACGACGACGACCGCGAAAATAACGCGCACAAACCCTAAGGAAAAGAATAAAGCAACGAAGAGGGAAGCGAACTTACATGAAGACATGATGATGATAACCGGATGAGCTTCTCGGTAGACGAACGGTGTGTTGAACAATCTGGAAGAGTATCTTCCGAGGAACGCCTGTCTAATGCCGAGCAGGTAAACAGAGAGAGGGAAACTTCCAAATGAAAGGATTCGCCCCCTTTTATATGGAaagggctcggaaggcgaagcgtcgcctctcctgacaagcgccgcctcctagaccctaggccattattacctatgccacgtcagcgcgtgtcgcccacgcgcgacgtttcgcccCTCAACCGGCTGTTCCTCCGAGCACGTCTGGTTGACGAGGAAATATATCTCATCGAGCATCTCCCGAGGGTCCCCGGACGCCGCACATAAGGTaaagtcacagcttcttgaccagaaaactccgacttggggggctcctgttctggactgggccaaggttaggcccaatatgattttcggcccaataaacctcagaggcccacgttcctctaCGACCCTCCTACGCACCTAGGATACCCACCTTAGACATGCTCGGCTGCCCTATATCCCCGGAGCATATGGCACCCGACATGCTCGGCACTGACGGACCCGCCaacaccttcgttgccgaggactctgctccgcgcagggttccttcatattcaaccctccgaacaactcggattccacgtggctcctgaaagaccgcgtctccctggaacttcggagcggttaaccaggacagagggcatgcacgcacctccgatatttccgctcaggaaacctggcagtctcctagttgggcttgggaatccaacccaatagcgagatcagggcccagcgctgggggctataaataccctctttaactagagggtcaggtattcaattcttactcactcttagctagtacttgcgctcctttgctcgtcaacttactttggcattggagtaccttgcaggtacacccccccttttttccttcctagaagatccagtccgagcagcctacgacgattcttctgatcaggtacgatcagtaagCGTCGCCTCTCCTGACaagcgccgcctcctagaccctaggccattattacctatgccacgtcagcgcgtgtcgcccacgcgcgacgtttcgcccCTCAACCGGCTGTTCCTCCGAGCACGTCTGGTTGACGAGGAAATATATCTCATCGAGCATCTCCCGAGGGTCCCCGGACGCCGCACATAAGGTaaagtcacagcttcttgaccagaaaactccgacttggggggctcctgttctggactgggccaaggttaggcccaatatgattttcggcccaataaacctcagaggcccacgttcctctaCGACCCTCCTACGCACCTAGGATACCCACCTTAGACATGCTCGGCTGCCCTATATCCCCGGAGCATATGGCACCCGACATGCTCGGCACTGACGACCCCGCCaacaccttcgttgccgaggactctgctctgcgcagggttccttcatattcaaccctccgaacaactcggattccacgtggctcctgaaagaccgcgtctccctggaacttcggagcggttaaccaggacagagggcatgcacgcacctccgatatttccgctcaggaaacctggcagtctcatagttgggcttgggaatccaacccaatagcgagatcatggcccagcgctgggggctataaataccctctttaactagagggtcaggtattcaattcttactcactcttagctagtacttgcgctcctttgctcgtcaacttactttggcattggagtaccttgcaggtacacccccccccttttttccttcctagaagatccagtccgagcagcctacgacgattcttctgatcaggtacgatcagaattaaaactaaactatGTAACTAAAcatctaaattctaacaagaaaataatacatgtttttattatcttttatcatgcaaaaaaaaactaacaaaacaTAGTAAATTCATGGCaatttattacctaaaaaaaataagaaaaaagaaactaaaactaaCATGAATTATGAGAAACAGGGGAGTTAATGTGTGAAAATATGGTGTAAATAGAAgctagggcgcagggcccagggtGTGAGGCCCAAACAGAaattatttttgttctttttgtatcaataaccaaaaacaaatgtgatATGGGCTTCCAGGGGGTTTGGATTGAAAATGATGGTGATGCTGCAAGGCAATTAGGCGCAGGGCCCAAAGGTTTGGCCCTGAATGGTTGTTTTTGTTCATctcaaacaacataaaaaaaacatgGAGAATTATCGGACCCGATGGAGGTGTGGATAGCATTTCGTGGCCCATGGAACTATGGATTGATCCAAATGATTATTGTTACAATTCAGATTTTCAtcattcaattca includes these proteins:
- the LOC131616996 gene encoding uncharacterized protein LOC131616996, which produces MPEKEDPVLKMALDARRNQKKKNRGTGAAENSASAGSPRVKEDERASKRSRATEGGRHEPSSLGPERGFVLPPCYKDGGYFEKFPLVTSPDEARRIANGGSGSSEALKEAEVAKKTAEDRVKTLETDRTELKRKIDAVLKQKDGEIAAEKKKLADLQLEWAPSADESSDVAALQTRAEFVEKIDSLKISLADMAEVGFERAVRQLRLLNPGLKEDNIGLSSKIVDGALVPESPGSEE